Proteins from one Salaquimonas pukyongi genomic window:
- a CDS encoding NADH-quinone oxidoreductase subunit C, which produces MALPKIDDETLSELAETIEAGGDGAVKSMDYAHGELTLVAEREQIVELMRFLRDDSQTMFWNIIDICGVDYPERAKRFEVVYHLLSPRLNARLRVKVATDEETPVPSITEIFPGANWYEREAWDMYGILFTGHPDLRRLLTDYGFEGHPLRKDFPLTGYVEVRYDDEVKRVVYEPVNLRQEFREFDFESPWLGPDYPLPNEDVGAEKKS; this is translated from the coding sequence ATGGCATTGCCGAAAATCGACGATGAAACCCTGAGCGAATTGGCCGAGACCATCGAGGCCGGTGGCGATGGTGCCGTCAAGTCCATGGACTATGCCCATGGCGAACTGACGCTTGTCGCCGAGCGCGAACAGATTGTCGAGCTGATGCGCTTTTTGCGCGACGACAGCCAGACGATGTTCTGGAACATTATCGATATTTGCGGTGTTGATTATCCCGAGCGGGCAAAGCGTTTCGAGGTGGTTTATCATCTGCTGTCACCACGGCTGAATGCCAGACTGCGGGTAAAGGTTGCCACCGACGAAGAAACGCCGGTCCCCTCGATCACCGAAATCTTTCCCGGCGCCAACTGGTATGAGCGCGAAGCCTGGGACATGTACGGCATCCTGTTTACCGGCCATCCCGATCTGCGCCGCCTGCTGACCGATTACGGTTTTGAGGGCCATCCGCTGCGCAAGGATTTCCCGCTCACCGGTTATGTGGAAGTGCGCTATGACGATGAGGTAAAGCGGGTTGTCTACGAGCCGGTCAACCTGCGTCAGGAATTTCGCGAGTTCGATTTCGAAAGCCCGTGGCTGGGGCCGGATTATCCGTTACCGAACGAGGATGTTGGGGCGGAGAAAAAATCATGA
- a CDS encoding NuoB/complex I 20 kDa subunit family protein has product MRDGSTTLIAPQAKGIIDPATGKPAGANDPFFGEVNNELADKGFLVTSTDELITWARTGSLMWMTFGLACCAVEMMQMAMPRYDAERFGFAPRASPRQSDVMIVAGTLTNKMAPALRKVYDQMPEPRYVISMGSCANGGGYYHYSYSVVRGCDRVVPVDIYVPGCPPTAEALLYGVMLLQKKIRRTGTIER; this is encoded by the coding sequence ATGCGTGACGGTTCCACGACGCTCATTGCGCCCCAAGCAAAGGGGATCATCGATCCTGCGACCGGAAAGCCGGCAGGGGCAAACGATCCGTTTTTCGGCGAGGTCAACAACGAGCTGGCGGACAAGGGCTTTCTCGTCACATCGACGGACGAACTGATTACCTGGGCCCGGACAGGCTCGCTGATGTGGATGACCTTCGGGCTGGCCTGCTGTGCTGTCGAGATGATGCAGATGGCCATGCCGCGTTACGATGCCGAGCGGTTCGGCTTCGCCCCGCGTGCGTCCCCCCGGCAATCCGACGTGATGATCGTTGCCGGCACGCTTACCAACAAGATGGCGCCGGCCCTGCGCAAGGTCTACGACCAGATGCCGGAGCCGCGCTACGTGATCTCCATGGGATCATGTGCCAATGGCGGCGGCTACTACCATTATTCCTATTCCGTGGTGCGCGGCTGTGACCGCGTGGTGCCGGTCGACATCTATGTGCCCGGCTGCCCGCCAACCGCTGAAGCACTGCTTTACGGCGTGATGTTGCTGCAGAAGAAGATCCGGCGCACCGGAACCATTGAACGCTAG
- a CDS encoding NADH-quinone oxidoreductase subunit A gives MQELLVSYLPVIIFFGIALVIGLALAIAPFFVAYQAPDSEKLSAYECGFNAFDDARMKFDVRYYLVAILFIIFDLEVAFLFPWAASFGDLGWFGFWSMMIFLGVLTIGFIYEWKKGALEWD, from the coding sequence ATGCAGGAATTACTTGTTTCCTATCTTCCCGTGATCATCTTTTTCGGCATCGCGCTGGTGATCGGCCTGGCGCTTGCCATCGCCCCCTTCTTCGTCGCCTACCAGGCACCGGATTCAGAAAAGCTCTCTGCCTATGAATGCGGATTTAACGCCTTTGACGACGCGCGCATGAAGTTTGATGTGCGCTATTATCTGGTGGCGATCCTGTTTATCATTTTCGATCTTGAAGTCGCCTTCCTGTTTCCCTGGGCGGCGAGCTTTGGCGATCTGGGCTGGTTCGGCTTCTGGTCGATGATGATCTTTTTGGGGGTTTTGACCATCGGGTTTATCTATGAATGGAAAAAGGGTGCGCTGGAATGGGATTGA